The stretch of DNA CGTATTGGAAAAACTGCAGTTTCCGGTTTTGTATCAAGATTAATTGATAAAAATGGATATGAACCATGCGTAATAGCCATGGGCAGAGGCGGTCCGGAAGAACCTGAAATAGTTCACGGTGAAGAACTGGAAATATCAGCAGAATTCTTGCTTGAACAATCTGAAAAAGGTGTTCACGCAGCCAGTGACCATTGGGAAGACGCTTTGATGAGCAGAATATTGACCATAGGCTGCAGACGCTGTGGCGGAGGAATGGCAGGTGAAGTGTTTTTAACAAATATGAAAAAAGGAGCTCGCCTTGCTAATGAAGTCGAATCCAAATTCGCAATATTTGAAGGAAGCGGAGCAGCAATACCTCCAATAAAAACCGACAAGAAGATTGTATTGATTGGAGCAAATCAGCCAATTGAAAACTTGACCACATATTTTGGACCATACAGAGTAGGGCTTGGAGACTTGGTAATCTTAACAATGTGTGAAGAGCCAATGTGTTCAGATGAAAAAATCAGAACAATTGAAGAGTTTGTAAATGAAATCAATCCCGAAGCAACCGTCATATCAACAGTATTTAGACCAAAACCTTTAGATGACATATCCGGCAAAAATGTACTGTTTGCAACAACAGCTCCTGAGGCAATCAAAGACAAGTTGGTTGATTATCTTGAAAGCAATTACGACTGCAAAATAATTGGAACTACAGCACATTTATCCAATAGGCCCCTTTTACGTGAAGACATGGCTAAATATATGGACAAAGCAGATGTTATGCTTAGTGAACTTAAGGCAGCTGCCGTTGATGTTGCAACTAAAGATGCAATCGCTGCAGGCCTAGAAGTTGTTTATTGCGACAACATTCCAGTTCCAATAAATGATTCCTATCCTGATTTGGCTGATTCCGTGCTGAAAATTGTTGACTCAGCAATTGAAAGCTTCAATGGCAAAAATTAAAATAAGAAACCCCTATCTTATTTTAATAATTCTTTTTTTTAATTTTATATTGTAAAATTTTTAAAAATACAATAATTAATTTATATAGGAAAATACATATTACTAACTAATGAAGACAATAGCTATCGGTGTTGGAGAAAATGACAATATAATACAAGCATGTCATATTTTTAAAGAAAAACACCCAAAAACAAATTTAAAACTAATATATAGTGATGAAGACTTAGTTAAGGCTGTTTTAGATGATAAAATACATGGAGTGGTTCGAGGGTCACTTCCTGCATCTAACATCATGAAAAAACTAAACGAAAAATATCCTGATATTACAAGGGCAACTTATGTTAACGGAGACGAATATGAGTTCTTATTAACACCAGTTGGAATTGATGAAGGAGAAACCGTCGAAGACAAACTCAGAATCGTCAAAGAGTGTATTGGCTTTTATAAAAGACTTGGAAAAACCCCAAAAATAGCAGTTCTTGCAGAAGGAAGGGAAGATGATTTCGGAAGAGGCAGAGAAGTATCAAAATCAATTACGGAAAGTAAAAAATTAACCAAACTAATCGAAAACGAAACCTCTGAAGAAGTTAAAAATTATTATATCCTAGTTGAAAAAGCAATAAACGCAAAATGTAACATAATTGTTGCTCCAAACGGAAGAGTTGGAAACATAATATTCAGAACATTAGTTTTACTTAACTCCTGGCCAAGTTACGGTGCAATAACCTTTGGAATGAACAAGATTTATATTGATACTAGTAGAGATCAAAGTATCGATGGATATGTTCGCAGTTTAATTTTAGCTAATAGTTTAGATAATTTCTAATTATTTAAGTGATGAAAATGGCAGAAAATATACTTTATAGAATATATGAATGGTACATCTCAAGAGATTTGGTTCCGGAAAAGATGCCCAAACATGTAGCTATAATTATGGATGGAAATAGAAGATATTCAAAGCTCCAAGGAAATGTTGACGTTTTAAAAGGACATGAAGTTGGTGTAGACACCTTAGAAAAGGTTCTCGATTGGAGCATTGAACTTGGAATAGAAATCATTACTGCCTATGCTTTCTCAACAGAAAATTTCAACAGATCAAAGCACGAAGTTGATGGATTGATGGAATTATTCTTCATAAACTTCAAAAAACTAGTGAACAACGAAAGAATACACAAAAACGAAGTAAAAGTAAAAGTGGTTGGTAGAACCGAATTGCTTCCGGACAAGGTTAAAGAAGCTATCAGAGAAGCTGAAGAAGCAACAGCGCATTACAATAAGAGATTTTTAAATTTAGCTATTGGATATGACGGACGTCTGGAAATTATAGACTCCTTCAAAAAAATTATTGAAGATGTGCAAGCCGGAAAGATTACAGTTGATGATGTAACCGAAGAGCTTGTAAGCGAAAATCTATATACCGCCGGGCTTGACGACCCTAATTTAATTATCAGAACCAGCGGCGAAGAGCGCTTAAGCGGATTTTTACTTTGGCAATCATCATATTCAGAATTATATTTTTGTGAGACATTATGGCCTGAACTAAGAAAAGTTGATTTTATAAGAGCTATCCGTTCATACCAGGCAAGAGACAGAAGATTTGGGGCTTAATATGATAGATACTCATTGCCATATTGATTTTAAGGAATTTGATGATGACCGGGAGGATGTTATCAAAAGGGCGCAGGAAAAGCTAGATTATGTGATTGCTTCAGGTTACAGCAATGACAGCAACATGGACGTATTGCAACTTTCAAAAGACTACAAAGATTTTATTTATCCTACTTTTGGTTTTCACCCTGTAAGCTCAC from Methanobrevibacter sp. YE315 encodes:
- a CDS encoding 2,3-diphosphoglycerate synthetase, coding for MKALNKMLCLVDGEHYLPVTQEAIDTLNNLEHIDVEGAVFIGGTEKLRDESEESYSEKLGVPVQFAKDKDIPYDIIVEMIRKYDIDTVMDLSDEPILDYPKRFKIACRVLGEGISYEGPDFKFEPTSQYDIMEKPSITILGTGKRIGKTAVSGFVSRLIDKNGYEPCVIAMGRGGPEEPEIVHGEELEISAEFLLEQSEKGVHAASDHWEDALMSRILTIGCRRCGGGMAGEVFLTNMKKGARLANEVESKFAIFEGSGAAIPPIKTDKKIVLIGANQPIENLTTYFGPYRVGLGDLVILTMCEEPMCSDEKIRTIEEFVNEINPEATVISTVFRPKPLDDISGKNVLFATTAPEAIKDKLVDYLESNYDCKIIGTTAHLSNRPLLREDMAKYMDKADVMLSELKAAAVDVATKDAIAAGLEVVYCDNIPVPINDSYPDLADSVLKIVDSAIESFNGKN
- the mtxX gene encoding methanogenesis marker protein Mmp4/MtxX, giving the protein MKTIAIGVGENDNIIQACHIFKEKHPKTNLKLIYSDEDLVKAVLDDKIHGVVRGSLPASNIMKKLNEKYPDITRATYVNGDEYEFLLTPVGIDEGETVEDKLRIVKECIGFYKRLGKTPKIAVLAEGREDDFGRGREVSKSITESKKLTKLIENETSEEVKNYYILVEKAINAKCNIIVAPNGRVGNIIFRTLVLLNSWPSYGAITFGMNKIYIDTSRDQSIDGYVRSLILANSLDNF
- the uppS gene encoding polyprenyl diphosphate synthase: MAENILYRIYEWYISRDLVPEKMPKHVAIIMDGNRRYSKLQGNVDVLKGHEVGVDTLEKVLDWSIELGIEIITAYAFSTENFNRSKHEVDGLMELFFINFKKLVNNERIHKNEVKVKVVGRTELLPDKVKEAIREAEEATAHYNKRFLNLAIGYDGRLEIIDSFKKIIEDVQAGKITVDDVTEELVSENLYTAGLDDPNLIIRTSGEERLSGFLLWQSSYSELYFCETLWPELRKVDFIRAIRSYQARDRRFGA